From a region of the Agrobacterium larrymoorei genome:
- a CDS encoding TetR/AcrR family transcriptional regulator encodes MKRGKVKLTRAEQKQLRPGQILDAAFTEFVKNGYAATRVEDIAEHVGVTKGTVYVYFETKEVLFEATIRHGSTSFADIVKHADTYHGTPAQRLKSLLEALYGYLASDNQNREVLKLVISEGQKFPDIVERHDRDVIQPLMKMITELVDEGVKAGEFRSDSVVFPELVMAPLMTLAVLRIIFDDRKKMDVEAFLNAHLDLLMNGLLEKRNDHP; translated from the coding sequence ATGAAGCGCGGAAAAGTGAAGCTGACACGCGCCGAACAGAAGCAGCTGCGCCCGGGGCAAATTCTGGACGCGGCATTTACCGAATTCGTGAAGAACGGTTACGCCGCAACGCGCGTAGAGGACATTGCAGAACATGTGGGTGTCACCAAGGGCACGGTCTACGTCTATTTTGAAACCAAGGAAGTTCTGTTCGAGGCAACGATCCGTCATGGCTCGACATCCTTTGCAGACATCGTAAAGCACGCAGACACCTATCACGGCACGCCTGCCCAGAGACTGAAATCACTGCTTGAGGCACTGTACGGATATCTGGCCAGCGACAACCAGAACCGCGAAGTTCTCAAGCTCGTCATTTCCGAAGGTCAGAAGTTTCCCGATATTGTCGAAAGACATGACCGGGACGTGATTCAGCCCTTGATGAAAATGATAACCGAGCTTGTTGACGAAGGCGTGAAGGCTGGGGAGTTCAGAAGCGACAGCGTCGTTTTCCCTGAACTGGTCATGGCTCCTTTGATGACACTCGCCGTGTTGCGCATCATCTTCGACGACCGCAAGAAAATGGATGTCGAAGCCTTTCTCAACGCCCATCTCGATCTTCTCATGAACGGGTTGCTGGAGAAGCGAAATGACCACCCCTAA